From the Candida dubliniensis CD36 chromosome 2, complete sequence genome, the window GGCTTGGATAAAAGAATCTAGTGATGTTTCAACGACATTAATAAATTCGAGAAATAGATGATCAAATCTCTATTTATTTTCACCAACAATTATCAAACTTTATACTGTTTAATATATTCTCTTATCACTGTGTTAATCATATAAAAGTTGTTTTCAAGGTGATTAATTTACATCCAATTATTCAATctacaaaacaaaataaactaaTCATTATTCATATCAATGTTAATAAGTAAAGTTTCTTACTTACATAAATCTGTAGTTTTATCAaccaaatttaaaaaaaaaaaaatatcataaATGAGTAGTATTGTATTAAATCTTTTTGTGAATCGTGGCCACTACAACAATAAGCACTAGTGGTCAATGTGAACTTCttctaaattcaattctacTTTGCATTTGTTTAAAGTATTATTTTGTATATCTCATATTAATATTGACTAATAGTTCTGTTGCAAAGTCCAGAAGTTAgccaaaacaaaaaaaaaaaataaatggtCTAGTCGTGTATAGAAACTTcttgtgtgtgtgtgtgtatgaCTAAAATTTGAGAATTTCAATCTCCTTTAggaattatcaattgattatataaattttgttattgAGAATTATGAGTCATAAATTCTTACAGTATGTGTTGTTGGGacctgaaaaaaaaaaaaaaaaaaaattttgatattgcCGTTGTTTATATACAGGATTAGcagcaatttttttttttccactTTATCATGTTTTATCAGAAgctgatttttttgattttccaCTAATAACATATAGTTACTCACTCCGCGCTAAACTTCCCAAATTGCTTACTTAATTTGGGGCAAGTGGAATTAATAGTAATATagatcattattattactcaccaccatttttttttcacacAAGGCATAGttcaagttttttttttttttacttcttTGGGGGGAAGACGGGGGagtttgaagaaaaatttttcaaaatatatataaactcCTTTTCTTATAAAAGTTAGTTTCCCCTTTtcttacttttttttttttctttctttctttctttcttttaacTATTTACTATTATTCTTTACTTCCTCTACTATTTAAATCATGTCTGTTGCTTCTAATCCATATGGTCCAAATCCATCAGATTTCTTATCCAATgtcaataaatttgaagTCATTGAATCAACTTTAAGAGAAGGTGAACAATTTGCTAATGCCTTTTTCActactgaaaaaaaaattgaaattgctAAAGCTTTAGATGATTTTGGAGttgattatattgaattgaCTTCACCAGTAGCATCAGAACAATCAAGAAAAGATTGTGAAGCCATTTGTAAATTAGGTTTAAAAGCTAAAATATTAACTCATATTAGATGTCATATGGATGATGCTAGAGTTGCTGTTGAAACTGGAGTTGATGGAGTTGATGTAGTTATTGGAACTTCTCAATTTTTAAGACAATATTCTCATGGTAAAGATATGAATTATATTGCTCAAAGTGCTATTGAagttattgaatttgttaaaTCTAAAGGTATTGAAATTCGTTTTAGTTCTGAAGATTCATTTAGATCagatattgttgatttattaaatatttatcgtactgttgataaaattggAGTGAATAGAGTTGGTATTGCTGATACTGTTGGTTGTGCTAATCCAAGACAAGTTTATGAATTGGTTAAAACTTTAAAATCAGTAGTTTCTTGTGATATTGAATGTCATTTCCATAATGATACTGGTTGTGCTATTGCTAATGCTTATACTGCTTTAGAAGCTGGTgctaaattaattgatgtttCTGTATTGGGGATTGGTGAAAGAAATGGAATTACTCCATTAGGAGCATTAATGGCAAGAATGATTACTGCTGATCGTGATTAtgttttatcaaaatataaattacaTAAATTAAGagatttagaaaatttGGTTGCTGATGCTGTACAAATTAATATTCCATTTAATAATCCAATTACAGGATTTTGTGCTTTTACTCATAAAGCTGGTATTCATGCTAAAGCTATTTTAGCTAATCCATCAACttatgaaattttgaatccTAATGATTTTGGTTTAACCAGATATATTCATTTTGCTAATAGATTAACTGGTTGGAATGCCATTAAATCAAGagttgatcaattgaatttacaTTTGACTGATGATCAAGTTAAAGAAGTtacaaataaaattaaaaaattgggtGATGTTAGACAATTGAATATCGATGATgttgattcaattattaaagatTTCCATGCTGAACAAAGTACAACTAATACTCCTCTTTTAAAACCAGTAGAGGCGGATGATGAAACTccagaaatcaaaaaacaaaaagtatAGTATagaatataatataatagaatagaatagatattatattatattatattatattctgtatatgtatgtatagGTATATTTCcattgaaataaaaataatgattaaACTGTTATTTAGTTTGTTTAGAAAATTCCTTAAATTCTGCTTTTAGTTGgattaaaaaatatcacgataaattcaaaatcatcaaatgtGATTGATTAGAATCGGTTAATAAAGCTTTTGCAAAATATTTCTGAGTTTAACTGTATCAGTTGCCGAAATCATGGAATTACGGGGATTTGTAAAACCTTAAAATCTTaatgttaaaaaaaaacaaaaaaaaaaaaaaagagactTTGTTACTTTTATCTCGATAAAGGCTAATAAGCTATATTATATTGTGGAAAATATGTATCTTTACAATCTGAAAGGTAGGTTTCATTTTTCCATTCAATCTTGTAAAATTGAGTTATCAATATTAGTTGATATTCATTTGTGACGTAACAAATAATGAGTTTCTCTCCACATCTTGAGAAGATGgataaatattaaattgttCCGCATGTGTggggagaaaaaaaaaaaaaaaaagcataTTATACAAAGCTGAGATTTTACCTCGAAAGAATTAAATAGTGAAAATCTTAATGAACAAACAAATCGGAAGCAAATATGTTTTGTAACCccgccaccaccaccaccaccaccactatcTCTGTCATTACCTCTAATTCtatgaaacaaaatatcACTACAaatattcattaaaattcccacatttttttttttttttttttgtttccttaaaaaaaaattacaattttaataaaactaCACTATAGACAATGCCAACTCAATCAGGATATGGATACGTTGAAGGATATTCCgatattcaaaaattcaCTAATATTCCCATCCCTATTCCAAAAGGTAATGAAGTATTATTAAAAGTTGAAGCTGCTGGATTATGTCTTTCTGATCCTCATGTTTTAATTGCTGGTCCAATTCAAAGTAAACCTCCAATACCATTAGCaaccaaatttattatgGGTCATGAAATTGCTGGATCAATTAGTTCTGTTGGtgaacaattaattaatgatccAAATTATAAACAAGGTGCTAGATTTGCTTTACAAATTGCTAAAGCATGTGGAATGTGTAATTCATGTCGTCAAGGATATGATGGTGTTTGTGAACTGAGTCATCAAGCTTATGGATTGAATGAAGATGGAGgatttcaacaatatttgttaattaaaaatttacgTACTTTATTACCTATTCCTGATGGAGTTAGTTTTGAACAAGCAGCTGTCACTACTGATTCAGTATTGACTCCATTTCATGCAATTCAAAAAGTTcgaaatttattaaaaccAACATCAAAAATATTAGTACAAGGATGTGGTGGATTAGGATTAAATGcaattcaaatattgaaaaattatggTTGTTATATTGTTGCTTCTGATGTTAAAAatgaagttgaaaaattagcTTTACAATATGGTGCTAATGAATTTCATATTGATATCAATAAATCTAATCATGAATCAATGTCatttgatataattttcGATTTTGTTGGTATTCAACCAACATTCAATAATTctgataaatttattaaaagacGAGGTAAAATAGTAATGATAGGTTTAGGTAgatcaaaattatttataccaaattataaattagcTATTCGTGAAGttgaaatcattttcaattttggtgGTCATTCAGCTGAACAAATAGAATGTATGCAATGGGTTGCAAAAGGATTAATTAAACCTAATGTTCATGTTGctgatttcaattctttaccACAATATCTTGAAGATTTGGCAAATGGTAAATTAACTGGAAGAATTGTATTTAGACCTAATAAATTGTAATAATCAAAAGgtgttgattattttgattattgtaaaataaataaatgaaatgtACCTTTTCCATAGTTCGCATTATTCACTTAAAGCTTTTCTTGTTGCCTgtctttaaaaaaaaaaaaaaaaaaaaaaaaaaaaaatcttaaCTCCTTACTTTTgctctctttctttctaaaACTGTACATTAGTAAATTCTTCTAATCACTTACTACAACAATAATGGCAAAAAAGAACGCAGGTGAAAATTCCAAGAAGGCAGCAGGTAATGCTCGTAAAGCTGAACAAGCAgctaaaaagaaacaagaagTGATGGACAAAttagaacaagaagaagaagcagcATGGTCTCAAGGTGCCAAAAAGGGGaataaaaagaaggaaGATGAACAATTTAAAAAGGAAGAAGCAGCTCGTAAAAAAGCTGAACGTGATGCATTACTAGCTGCTGAAGAAGCAAGTATGCCttcaaaaccaacaaaagCCAAAAATAGAGGTGCTGAAAAAGTGGCTCAAAGAAGAACAggtaaaattgatgatttcttGGATTATAATAAAGATATTCCTGAATTGAGTGCTAGTGGACTTGATAGTGCATTAGAAGCATTGTCATTAACTGGaactggtggtggtatttctaataaagatattgatAGACATCCAGAAAGAAGAGTTAAAGCTGCTTATAATGCATACgaagaaaaaagattaccagaagttagaaaagaaaatcctGGTTTAagattaaatcaaattaagaATTTAATATTCAAAGAATTCCAAAAATCACCAGAAAATCCAATGAATCAAGACACTAATGTTCAATATAATGCCAGTGGTGAAGATATTgcaaataaaaagaaagaggcAAGAGCAGCAAGAGAACAAAAATTTACCTAGATTGAATATTTACtatgttgttttttttggggggggGGGCGGGGGGGAGTAATCATATAGAATGTACTCTTTATAGGTtaaattaatgaatgaatggtataaatatgatttaCTAGGAGATTTGTATTTGACAacgaaagaaaagaaaagaaatgaaaaaaaaaagtgatgaaaaaataattgaaaatcatGCAcgacaatttttttt encodes:
- a CDS encoding homocitrate synthase, mitochondrial precursor, putative (Similar to S. cerevisiae LYS21;~In S. cerevisiae: homocitrate synthase isozyme, catalyzes the condensation of acetyl-CoA and alpha-ketoglutarate to form homocitrate, which is the first step in the lysine biosynthesis pathway; highly similar to the other isozyme, Lys20p.), whose protein sequence is MSVASNPYGPNPSDFLSNVNKFEVIESTLREGEQFANAFFTTEKKIEIAKALDDFGVDYIELTSPVASEQSRKDCEAICKLGLKAKILTHIRCHMDDARVAVETGVDGVDVVIGTSQFLRQYSHGKDMNYIAQSAIEVIEFVKSKGIEIRFSSEDSFRSDIVDLLNIYRTVDKIGVNRVGIADTVGCANPRQVYELVKTLKSVVSCDIECHFHNDTGCAIANAYTALEAGAKLIDVSVLGIGERNGITPLGALMARMITADRDYVLSKYKLHKLRDLENLVADAVQINIPFNNPITGFCAFTHKAGIHAKAILANPSTYEILNPNDFGLTRYIHFANRLTGWNAIKSRVDQLNLHLTDDQVKEVTNKIKKLGDVRQLNIDDVDSIIKDFHAEQSTTNTPLLKPVEADDETPEIKKQKV
- a CDS encoding alcohol dehydrogenase, putative (Similar to S. cerevisiae ADH1;~In S. cerevisiae: alcohol dehydrogenase, fermentative isozyme active as homo- or heterotetramers; required for the reduction of acetaldehyde to ethanol, the last step in the glycolytic pathway.), with product MPTQSGYGYVEGYSDIQKFTNIPIPIPKGNEVLLKVEAAGLCLSDPHVLIAGPIQSKPPIPLATKFIMGHEIAGSISSVGEQLINDPNYKQGARFALQIAKACGMCNSCRQGYDGVCESSHQAYGLNEDGGFQQYLLIKNLRTLLPIPDGVSFEQAAVTTDSVLTPFHAIQKVRNLLKPTSKILVQGCGGLGLNAIQILKNYGCYIVASDVKNEVEKLALQYGANEFHIDINKSNHESMSFDIIFDFVGIQPTFNNSDKFIKRRGKIVMIGLGRSKLFIPNYKLAIREVEIIFNFGGHSAEQIECMQWVAKGLIKPNVHVADFNSLPQYLEDLANGKLTGRIVFRPNKL